A single region of the Triticum dicoccoides isolate Atlit2015 ecotype Zavitan chromosome 2B, WEW_v2.0, whole genome shotgun sequence genome encodes:
- the LOC119368546 gene encoding G-type lectin S-receptor-like serine/threonine-protein kinase SD2-5, which translates to MSGMSAAVTATVSAVCATVAVFITMAVIRRCRHVRKKMHKKIVTKIMDEISRRNRDRRAAPDDGAAVDDVVIEIGPVEKFLHEILNEKPMRFSSEQLASCTRNYSTELGSGGFGVVYKGELPNGLPVAVKVLKVSMNKKVQEGFMAEIGTIGRTYHVHLVRLYGFCFDPDTKALVYEYLENGSLEKYLYHHGEGDGDSDGGEERRERLDWRTLHSIAVGTAKGIRYLHEECQHRIVHYDIKPPNILLTADFTPKVADFGLARLGERENTHMSSLTGGGRGTPGYAAPELWMALPTTEKCDVYSFGMVLFEILGRRRNYDAQLEDESREWFPKWVWDKYEQGDMECIVSAAAGVGEADREKAETMCKVALWCVQFQPSARPTMSSVVRMLEGEMAIVPPVNPFHYVSGGGSSSGWALSSGTGTGAGTYTSSSRDTGRDREVSAASAPAPKPSDAMVTDAKSIDPVTA; encoded by the exons ATGTCAGGCATGTCGGCGGCTGTCACTGCAACTG TATCGGCGGTCTGTGCGACCGTGGCAGTGTTCATAACGATGGCCGTGATCAGGCGATGCCGCCACGTGAGGAAGAAAATGCACAAGAAGATCGTGACCAAGATCATGGACGAGATCAGCAGAAGGAACCGGGACCGGAGAGCGGCTCCGGACGACGGCGCCgccgtggacgacgtggtcatcgaGATAGGCCCCGTGGAGAAGTTTCTGCACGAGATACTCAACGAGAAGCCGATGCGGTTCAGCTCCGAGCAGCTGGCGTCGTGCACCAGGAACTACTCCACCGAGCTCGGCTCCGGCGGCTTCGGGGTGGTCTACAAGGGGGAGCTCCCCAACGGGCTGCCCGTGGCGGTGAAGGTGCTCAAGGTGTCCATGAACAAGAAGGTTCAGGAAGGGTTCATGGCGGAGATCGGCACCATCGGCCGGACCTACCACGTGCACCTCGTCAGGCTCTACGGCTTCTGCTTCGACCCGGACACCAAGGCGCTTGTCTATGAGTACCTGGAGAATGGCTCGCTGGAGAAGTACCTCTACCACCATGGGGAAGGAGACGGCGACAGCGACggcggggaggagaggagggaaagGCTCGATTGGCGGACACTGCACAGCATCGCCGTCGGCACCGCGAAGGGTATCCGGTACCTGCATGAGGAGTGCCAGCACAGGATCGTCCACTACGATATCAAGCCGCCCAACATCCTCCTCACCGCCGACTTCACGCCCAAGGTGGCCGACTTCGGGCTGGCCCGGCTGGGCGAGCGCGAGAACACGCACATGTCGTCGCTGACGGGCGGTGGGCGCGGGACGCCGGGCTATGCGGCGCCGGAGCTCTGGATGGCACTGCCGACGACGGAGAAGTGCGACGTGTACAGCTTCGGCATGGTGCTGTTCGAGATCCTGGGGCGGCGCCGGAACTACGACGCCCAGCTGGAGGACGAGAGCCGGGAGTGGTTCCCCAAGTGGGTGTGGGACAAGTACGAGCAGGGGGACATGGAGTGCATTGTCTCCGCGGCCGCCGGCGTCGGGGAGGCGGACCGGGAGAAGGCGGAGACCATGTGCAAGGTGGCGCTGTGGTGCGTGCAGTTCCAGCCTTCGGCGCGGCCGACGATGAGCAGCGTGGTGCGGATGCTGGAGGGGGAGATGGCCATCGTGCCGCCGGTGAACCCGTTCCACTATGTGTCGGGCGGTGGCAGCTCCAGCGGCTGGGCGTTGTCGAGTGGCACCGGCACCGGCGCCGGCACGTATACGAGCAGCAGCCGGGACACGGGGAGGGACAGGGAGGTCTCGGCAGCAAGTGCTCCTGCTCCTAAGCCGAGTGATGCAATGGTGACGGATGCCAAGTCCATTGATCCAGTGACGGCATAG